Proteins co-encoded in one Xiphophorus hellerii strain 12219 chromosome 10, Xiphophorus_hellerii-4.1, whole genome shotgun sequence genomic window:
- the exoc6 gene encoding exocyst complex component 6 isoform X5, which yields MDTDRVHAALPDPPSQIEEEKVEEKACGNFFAELESVELPLGTTLRSIYDDQPNAHKRFMEKLDARIRNHDREIEKMCNFHHQGFVDAITELLKVRADAEKLMGQVTDTNRRLQDAGRDVTAQTEEVIRCRIQQRNMATTVEKLQLCIPVLEMYSKLKEQLHSKRYYAALKTMEQLEKVYIPRVSQYRFCQIMAENLPRLREEIKEISMSDLKDFLESIRKHSDKVGETAMRQAQQHRTFNSAVAKQVHTGHYSKPVYSLSGRTHTHISNGLLTHDDAGDEEEADEEVLTAQDLVDFSPVYRCLHIYTVLGDRETFENYYRKQRKKQARLVLQPQANMHETVEGYRRYFNQIVGFFVVEDHILHATRGLVTRAFTDELWNMALSKIIAVLRTHSSYCDDPDLVLELKNLIVICADTLQGYGFPVNRLFDLLFEVRDQYNETLLKKWAVVFREIFESDNYSPIPVETEEEYKLVTSRFPFHDPEIEKQDFPKKLPMSQSVPQIYTQVKEFIYASLKFSESLHRSSTEIDDMLRKSTNLLLTRTLSSCLQNLIKKPHIGLTELVQIIINTTHLEQACKYLEEFITNITNVSPETVHTTRLYGLSTFKDARHAAEGEIYTKLNQKIDEFIQLADYEWSMAESDGRASGYLMDLINFLRSTFQVFTHLPGKVAQTACMSACKHLSTSLMQMLLDTELKQISMGAIQQFNLDVMQCELFASSEPVPGFQGDTLQLAFIDLRQLLDLFMVWDWSTYLADYGQPNSKYLRVNPATALALLEKMKDTNKKNNIFSQFRKNDRDKQKLIETVVKQLRSLVNGMSS from the exons ATGGACACTGACAGGGTCCATGCAGCTCTACCTGACCCACCAAGTCaaattgaagaagaaaaagtggaGGAGAAGGCCTGTGGGAATTTTTTTGCTGAGTTAGAATCTGTGGAGTTGCCTCTAGGAACTACTTTAAG GTCCATTTATGATGACCAGCCCAATGCTCACAAACGGTTTATGGAGAAGCTGGACGCCAGGATAAGGAACCATGACCGTGAGATTGAAAAGATGTGTAATTTCCACCATCAAGGCTTTGTGGATGCCATAACTGAACTTCTTAAAGTGCGTGCTGATGCAGAGAAACTGATG gGTCAAGTGACGGACACTAACAGGAGACTACAGGACGCAGGGAGAGAT GTAACAGCTCAGACAGAGGAAGTGATTCGCTGTCGGATCCAGCAGAGGAACATGGCCACCACAGTGGAGAAACTTCAGCTCTGTATACCAG TGCTTGAAATGTACAGCAAACTGAAGGAGCAACTTCATTCAAAAAG ATATTATGCTGCGTTGAAAACCATGGAGCAGCTGGAGAAGGTGTATATTCCAAG GGTTAGTCAGTACAGGTTCTGCCAGATCATGGCAGAAAATCTGCCCAGACTGAGGGAGGAAATCAAAGAGATCTCAATGTCAGACCTCAAGGACTTCCTGGAAAGCATCCGGAAGCATTCCGACAAGGTTGGAGAGACGGCGATGAGACAG GCGCAGCAGCACAGGACCTTCAACAGTGCTGTGGCAAAGCAGGTCCACACAGGACACTACAGCAAGCCTGTGTATTCTCTGAGcggacgcacacacacacacatctccaACGGCCTGCTGACCCATGACGACGCTGGAGACGAGGAGGAAGCAGATGAAGAG GTTCTTACAGCTCAGGACCTGGTGGATTTCTCCCCCGTCTACAGATGTCTACATATATACACTGTGCTG GGTGACAGAGAAACATTTGAGAACTACTACaggaagcagaggaagaaaCAGGCCCGCCTAGTATTGCAGCCACAGGCTAACATG CATGAGACTGTAGAAGGCTACAGACGATACTTTAATCAGATTGTGGG GTTCTTTGTAGTGGAGGACCACATCCTTCACGCCACCAGGGGGCTGGTCACCAGAGCGTTCACCGATGAACTGTGGAACATGGCCCTGTCCAAGATCATTGCTGTGCTCCGCACACACTCT TCTTACTGTGATGACCCAGACCTGGTTTTGGAGCTGAAGAATCTCATAGTCATCTGCGCTGACACACTGCAG GGTTATGGTTTCCCAGTGAACCGACTCTTTGACCTGCTATTCGAGGTCCGAGACCAATACAATGAAACACTGCTGAAAAAATGGGCCGTGGTTTTCAG aGAGATCTTTGAGTCAGACAACTACAGCCCTATCCCAGTGGAAACGGAGGAGGAGTATAAACTGGTGACCAGTCGCTTTCCCTTTCATGATCCTGAGATTGAAAAG CAGGACTTCCCTAAGAAGCTGCCGATGTCCCAGTCTGTCCCTCAGATCTACACACAGGTCAAAGAGTTCATTTATGCCAGCCTCAAGTTCTCAGAGTCCCTGCACCGCAG TTCAACAGAGATCGACGACATGCTGCGAAAATCAACCAACCTGCTGCTGACCAGAACTCTGAGCAGCTGCTTGCAAAACCTCATCAAGAAACCACACATAGGACTGACTGAG CTGGTGCAGATTATCATAAACACCACTCACCTGGAACAGGCCTGTAAATACCTGGAGGAGTTCATAACCAACATCACAAACGTTTCACCTGAAACAGTTCACACCACAAGACTCTACGGCTTATCCACTTTTAAG GACGCTCGCCATGCTGCAGAGGGAGAGATTTACACCAAACTAAACCAGAAGATTGATGAATTCATTCAGCTAGCAGACTATGAGTGGAGCATGGCAGAGTCTGATGGCCGAGCCTCAGGATACCTCATGGATCTGATCAACTTCCTTCGTTCTACTTTTCAGGTCTTCACACATCTTCCG GGGAAAGTGGCCCAGACAGCGTGCATGTCAGCTTGTAAGCATCTGTCTACGTCGCTTATGCAGATGCTTCTGGATACAGAACTCAAGCAGATCAGTATGGGAGCCATACAGCAGTTCAACTTGGATGTCATGCAATGTGAAC TGTTTGCCAGTTCAGAGCCAGTGCCCGGCTTTCAAGGTGACACACTCCAGCTGGCCTTCATCGATTTACGACAG ctcctggaCCTGTTCATGGTATGGGACTGGTCAACTTACCTGGCCGACTATGGTCAGCCAAACTCCAAGTACCTGAGAGTGAACCCAGCCACTGCGCTGGCTCTGCTTGAGAA AATGAAAGACACCAACAAGAAGAACAACATCTTCTCTCAGTTCAGGAAGAACGACAGAGACAAGCAGAAACTGATCGAGACTGTGGTCAAACAACTGAGGAGTCTCGTCAATGGCATGTCCTCCTAG
- the exoc6 gene encoding exocyst complex component 6 isoform X3 codes for MDTDRVHAALPDPPSQIEEEKVEEKACGNFFAELESVELPLGTTLRSIYDDQPNAHKRFMEKLDARIRNHDREIEKMCNFHHQGFVDAITELLKVRADAEKLMGQVTDTNRRLQDAGRDVTAQTEEVIRCRIQQRNMATTVEKLQLCIPVLEMYSKLKEQLHSKRYYAALKTMEQLEKVYIPRVSQYRFCQIMAENLPRLREEIKEISMSDLKDFLESIRKHSDKVGETAMRQAQQHRTFNSAVAKQVHTGHYSKPVYSLSGRTHTHISNGLLTHDDAGDEEEADEEVLTAQDLVDFSPVYRCLHIYTVLGDRETFENYYRKQRKKQARLVLQPQANMHETVEGYRRYFNQIVGFFVVEDHILHATRGLVTRAFTDELWNMALSKIIAVLRTHSSYCDDPDLVLELKNLIVICADTLQGYGFPVNRLFDLLFEVRDQYNETLLKKWAVVFREIFESDNYSPIPVETEEEYKLVTSRFPFHDPEIEKQDFPKKLPMSQSVPQIYTQVKEFIYASLKFSESLHRSSTEIDDMLRKSTNLLLTRTLSSCLQNLIKKPHIGLTELVQIIINTTHLEQACKYLEEFITNITNVSPETVHTTRLYGLSTFKDARHAAEGEIYTKLNQKIDEFIQLADYEWSMAESDGRASGYLMDLINFLRSTFQVFTHLPGKVAQTACMSACKHLSTSLMQMLLDTELKQISMGAIQQFNLDVMQCELFASSEPVPGFQGDTLQLAFIDLRQLLDLFMVWDWSTYLADYGQPNSKYLRVNPATALALLEKVYRGMKDTNKKNNIFSQFRKNDRDKQKLIETVVKQLRSLVNGMSS; via the exons ATGGACACTGACAGGGTCCATGCAGCTCTACCTGACCCACCAAGTCaaattgaagaagaaaaagtggaGGAGAAGGCCTGTGGGAATTTTTTTGCTGAGTTAGAATCTGTGGAGTTGCCTCTAGGAACTACTTTAAG GTCCATTTATGATGACCAGCCCAATGCTCACAAACGGTTTATGGAGAAGCTGGACGCCAGGATAAGGAACCATGACCGTGAGATTGAAAAGATGTGTAATTTCCACCATCAAGGCTTTGTGGATGCCATAACTGAACTTCTTAAAGTGCGTGCTGATGCAGAGAAACTGATG gGTCAAGTGACGGACACTAACAGGAGACTACAGGACGCAGGGAGAGAT GTAACAGCTCAGACAGAGGAAGTGATTCGCTGTCGGATCCAGCAGAGGAACATGGCCACCACAGTGGAGAAACTTCAGCTCTGTATACCAG TGCTTGAAATGTACAGCAAACTGAAGGAGCAACTTCATTCAAAAAG ATATTATGCTGCGTTGAAAACCATGGAGCAGCTGGAGAAGGTGTATATTCCAAG GGTTAGTCAGTACAGGTTCTGCCAGATCATGGCAGAAAATCTGCCCAGACTGAGGGAGGAAATCAAAGAGATCTCAATGTCAGACCTCAAGGACTTCCTGGAAAGCATCCGGAAGCATTCCGACAAGGTTGGAGAGACGGCGATGAGACAG GCGCAGCAGCACAGGACCTTCAACAGTGCTGTGGCAAAGCAGGTCCACACAGGACACTACAGCAAGCCTGTGTATTCTCTGAGcggacgcacacacacacacatctccaACGGCCTGCTGACCCATGACGACGCTGGAGACGAGGAGGAAGCAGATGAAGAG GTTCTTACAGCTCAGGACCTGGTGGATTTCTCCCCCGTCTACAGATGTCTACATATATACACTGTGCTG GGTGACAGAGAAACATTTGAGAACTACTACaggaagcagaggaagaaaCAGGCCCGCCTAGTATTGCAGCCACAGGCTAACATG CATGAGACTGTAGAAGGCTACAGACGATACTTTAATCAGATTGTGGG GTTCTTTGTAGTGGAGGACCACATCCTTCACGCCACCAGGGGGCTGGTCACCAGAGCGTTCACCGATGAACTGTGGAACATGGCCCTGTCCAAGATCATTGCTGTGCTCCGCACACACTCT TCTTACTGTGATGACCCAGACCTGGTTTTGGAGCTGAAGAATCTCATAGTCATCTGCGCTGACACACTGCAG GGTTATGGTTTCCCAGTGAACCGACTCTTTGACCTGCTATTCGAGGTCCGAGACCAATACAATGAAACACTGCTGAAAAAATGGGCCGTGGTTTTCAG aGAGATCTTTGAGTCAGACAACTACAGCCCTATCCCAGTGGAAACGGAGGAGGAGTATAAACTGGTGACCAGTCGCTTTCCCTTTCATGATCCTGAGATTGAAAAG CAGGACTTCCCTAAGAAGCTGCCGATGTCCCAGTCTGTCCCTCAGATCTACACACAGGTCAAAGAGTTCATTTATGCCAGCCTCAAGTTCTCAGAGTCCCTGCACCGCAG TTCAACAGAGATCGACGACATGCTGCGAAAATCAACCAACCTGCTGCTGACCAGAACTCTGAGCAGCTGCTTGCAAAACCTCATCAAGAAACCACACATAGGACTGACTGAG CTGGTGCAGATTATCATAAACACCACTCACCTGGAACAGGCCTGTAAATACCTGGAGGAGTTCATAACCAACATCACAAACGTTTCACCTGAAACAGTTCACACCACAAGACTCTACGGCTTATCCACTTTTAAG GACGCTCGCCATGCTGCAGAGGGAGAGATTTACACCAAACTAAACCAGAAGATTGATGAATTCATTCAGCTAGCAGACTATGAGTGGAGCATGGCAGAGTCTGATGGCCGAGCCTCAGGATACCTCATGGATCTGATCAACTTCCTTCGTTCTACTTTTCAGGTCTTCACACATCTTCCG GGGAAAGTGGCCCAGACAGCGTGCATGTCAGCTTGTAAGCATCTGTCTACGTCGCTTATGCAGATGCTTCTGGATACAGAACTCAAGCAGATCAGTATGGGAGCCATACAGCAGTTCAACTTGGATGTCATGCAATGTGAAC TGTTTGCCAGTTCAGAGCCAGTGCCCGGCTTTCAAGGTGACACACTCCAGCTGGCCTTCATCGATTTACGACAG ctcctggaCCTGTTCATGGTATGGGACTGGTCAACTTACCTGGCCGACTATGGTCAGCCAAACTCCAAGTACCTGAGAGTGAACCCAGCCACTGCGCTGGCTCTGCTTGAGAA AGTCTACAGGGG AATGAAAGACACCAACAAGAAGAACAACATCTTCTCTCAGTTCAGGAAGAACGACAGAGACAAGCAGAAACTGATCGAGACTGTGGTCAAACAACTGAGGAGTCTCGTCAATGGCATGTCCTCCTAG
- the exoc6 gene encoding exocyst complex component 6 isoform X1: MDTDRVHAALPDPPSQIEEEKVEEKACGNFFAELESVELPLGTTLRSIYDDQPNAHKRFMEKLDARIRNHDREIEKMCNFHHQGFVDAITELLKVRADAEKLMGQVTDTNRRLQDAGRDVTAQTEEVIRCRIQQRNMATTVEKLQLCIPVLEMYSKLKEQLHSKRYYAALKTMEQLEKVYIPRVSQYRFCQIMAENLPRLREEIKEISMSDLKDFLESIRKHSDKVGETAMRQAQQHRTFNSAVAKQVHTGHYSKPVYSLSGRTHTHISNGLLTHDDAGDEEEADEEVLTAQDLVDFSPVYRCLHIYTVLGDRETFENYYRKQRKKQARLVLQPQANMHETVEGYRRYFNQIVGFFVVEDHILHATRGLVTRAFTDELWNMALSKIIAVLRTHSSYCDDPDLVLELKNLIVICADTLQGYGFPVNRLFDLLFEVRDQYNETLLKKWAVVFREIFESDNYSPIPVETEEEYKLVTSRFPFHDPEIEKQDFPKKLPMSQSVPQIYTQVKEFIYASLKFSESLHRSSTEIDDMLRKSTNLLLTRTLSSCLQNLIKKPHIGLTELVQIIINTTHLEQACKYLEEFITNITNVSPETVHTTRLYGLSTFKDARHAAEGEIYTKLNQKIDEFIQLADYEWSMAESDGRASGYLMDLINFLRSTFQVFTHLPNNNNDHASMSGKVAQTACMSACKHLSTSLMQMLLDTELKQISMGAIQQFNLDVMQCELFASSEPVPGFQGDTLQLAFIDLRQLLDLFMVWDWSTYLADYGQPNSKYLRVNPATALALLEKVYRGMKDTNKKNNIFSQFRKNDRDKQKLIETVVKQLRSLVNGMSS, encoded by the exons ATGGACACTGACAGGGTCCATGCAGCTCTACCTGACCCACCAAGTCaaattgaagaagaaaaagtggaGGAGAAGGCCTGTGGGAATTTTTTTGCTGAGTTAGAATCTGTGGAGTTGCCTCTAGGAACTACTTTAAG GTCCATTTATGATGACCAGCCCAATGCTCACAAACGGTTTATGGAGAAGCTGGACGCCAGGATAAGGAACCATGACCGTGAGATTGAAAAGATGTGTAATTTCCACCATCAAGGCTTTGTGGATGCCATAACTGAACTTCTTAAAGTGCGTGCTGATGCAGAGAAACTGATG gGTCAAGTGACGGACACTAACAGGAGACTACAGGACGCAGGGAGAGAT GTAACAGCTCAGACAGAGGAAGTGATTCGCTGTCGGATCCAGCAGAGGAACATGGCCACCACAGTGGAGAAACTTCAGCTCTGTATACCAG TGCTTGAAATGTACAGCAAACTGAAGGAGCAACTTCATTCAAAAAG ATATTATGCTGCGTTGAAAACCATGGAGCAGCTGGAGAAGGTGTATATTCCAAG GGTTAGTCAGTACAGGTTCTGCCAGATCATGGCAGAAAATCTGCCCAGACTGAGGGAGGAAATCAAAGAGATCTCAATGTCAGACCTCAAGGACTTCCTGGAAAGCATCCGGAAGCATTCCGACAAGGTTGGAGAGACGGCGATGAGACAG GCGCAGCAGCACAGGACCTTCAACAGTGCTGTGGCAAAGCAGGTCCACACAGGACACTACAGCAAGCCTGTGTATTCTCTGAGcggacgcacacacacacacatctccaACGGCCTGCTGACCCATGACGACGCTGGAGACGAGGAGGAAGCAGATGAAGAG GTTCTTACAGCTCAGGACCTGGTGGATTTCTCCCCCGTCTACAGATGTCTACATATATACACTGTGCTG GGTGACAGAGAAACATTTGAGAACTACTACaggaagcagaggaagaaaCAGGCCCGCCTAGTATTGCAGCCACAGGCTAACATG CATGAGACTGTAGAAGGCTACAGACGATACTTTAATCAGATTGTGGG GTTCTTTGTAGTGGAGGACCACATCCTTCACGCCACCAGGGGGCTGGTCACCAGAGCGTTCACCGATGAACTGTGGAACATGGCCCTGTCCAAGATCATTGCTGTGCTCCGCACACACTCT TCTTACTGTGATGACCCAGACCTGGTTTTGGAGCTGAAGAATCTCATAGTCATCTGCGCTGACACACTGCAG GGTTATGGTTTCCCAGTGAACCGACTCTTTGACCTGCTATTCGAGGTCCGAGACCAATACAATGAAACACTGCTGAAAAAATGGGCCGTGGTTTTCAG aGAGATCTTTGAGTCAGACAACTACAGCCCTATCCCAGTGGAAACGGAGGAGGAGTATAAACTGGTGACCAGTCGCTTTCCCTTTCATGATCCTGAGATTGAAAAG CAGGACTTCCCTAAGAAGCTGCCGATGTCCCAGTCTGTCCCTCAGATCTACACACAGGTCAAAGAGTTCATTTATGCCAGCCTCAAGTTCTCAGAGTCCCTGCACCGCAG TTCAACAGAGATCGACGACATGCTGCGAAAATCAACCAACCTGCTGCTGACCAGAACTCTGAGCAGCTGCTTGCAAAACCTCATCAAGAAACCACACATAGGACTGACTGAG CTGGTGCAGATTATCATAAACACCACTCACCTGGAACAGGCCTGTAAATACCTGGAGGAGTTCATAACCAACATCACAAACGTTTCACCTGAAACAGTTCACACCACAAGACTCTACGGCTTATCCACTTTTAAG GACGCTCGCCATGCTGCAGAGGGAGAGATTTACACCAAACTAAACCAGAAGATTGATGAATTCATTCAGCTAGCAGACTATGAGTGGAGCATGGCAGAGTCTGATGGCCGAGCCTCAGGATACCTCATGGATCTGATCAACTTCCTTCGTTCTACTTTTCAGGTCTTCACACATCTTCCG AATAACAACAATGACCATGCATCAATGTCG GGGAAAGTGGCCCAGACAGCGTGCATGTCAGCTTGTAAGCATCTGTCTACGTCGCTTATGCAGATGCTTCTGGATACAGAACTCAAGCAGATCAGTATGGGAGCCATACAGCAGTTCAACTTGGATGTCATGCAATGTGAAC TGTTTGCCAGTTCAGAGCCAGTGCCCGGCTTTCAAGGTGACACACTCCAGCTGGCCTTCATCGATTTACGACAG ctcctggaCCTGTTCATGGTATGGGACTGGTCAACTTACCTGGCCGACTATGGTCAGCCAAACTCCAAGTACCTGAGAGTGAACCCAGCCACTGCGCTGGCTCTGCTTGAGAA AGTCTACAGGGG AATGAAAGACACCAACAAGAAGAACAACATCTTCTCTCAGTTCAGGAAGAACGACAGAGACAAGCAGAAACTGATCGAGACTGTGGTCAAACAACTGAGGAGTCTCGTCAATGGCATGTCCTCCTAG
- the exoc6 gene encoding exocyst complex component 6 isoform X2 — translation MDTDRVHAALPDPPSQIEEEKVEEKACGNFFAELESVELPLGTTLRSIYDDQPNAHKRFMEKLDARIRNHDREIEKMCNFHHQGFVDAITELLKVRADAEKLMGQVTDTNRRLQDAGRDVTAQTEEVIRCRIQQRNMATTVEKLQLCIPVLEMYSKLKEQLHSKRYYAALKTMEQLEKVYIPRVSQYRFCQIMAENLPRLREEIKEISMSDLKDFLESIRKHSDKVGETAMRQAQQHRTFNSAVAKQVHTGHYSKPVYSLSGRTHTHISNGLLTHDDAGDEEEADEEVLTAQDLVDFSPVYRCLHIYTVLGDRETFENYYRKQRKKQARLVLQPQANMHETVEGYRRYFNQIVGFFVVEDHILHATRGLVTRAFTDELWNMALSKIIAVLRTHSSYCDDPDLVLELKNLIVICADTLQGYGFPVNRLFDLLFEVRDQYNETLLKKWAVVFREIFESDNYSPIPVETEEEYKLVTSRFPFHDPEIEKQDFPKKLPMSQSVPQIYTQVKEFIYASLKFSESLHRSSTEIDDMLRKSTNLLLTRTLSSCLQNLIKKPHIGLTELVQIIINTTHLEQACKYLEEFITNITNVSPETVHTTRLYGLSTFKDARHAAEGEIYTKLNQKIDEFIQLADYEWSMAESDGRASGYLMDLINFLRSTFQVFTHLPNNNNDHASMSGKVAQTACMSACKHLSTSLMQMLLDTELKQISMGAIQQFNLDVMQCELFASSEPVPGFQGDTLQLAFIDLRQLLDLFMVWDWSTYLADYGQPNSKYLRVNPATALALLEKMKDTNKKNNIFSQFRKNDRDKQKLIETVVKQLRSLVNGMSS, via the exons ATGGACACTGACAGGGTCCATGCAGCTCTACCTGACCCACCAAGTCaaattgaagaagaaaaagtggaGGAGAAGGCCTGTGGGAATTTTTTTGCTGAGTTAGAATCTGTGGAGTTGCCTCTAGGAACTACTTTAAG GTCCATTTATGATGACCAGCCCAATGCTCACAAACGGTTTATGGAGAAGCTGGACGCCAGGATAAGGAACCATGACCGTGAGATTGAAAAGATGTGTAATTTCCACCATCAAGGCTTTGTGGATGCCATAACTGAACTTCTTAAAGTGCGTGCTGATGCAGAGAAACTGATG gGTCAAGTGACGGACACTAACAGGAGACTACAGGACGCAGGGAGAGAT GTAACAGCTCAGACAGAGGAAGTGATTCGCTGTCGGATCCAGCAGAGGAACATGGCCACCACAGTGGAGAAACTTCAGCTCTGTATACCAG TGCTTGAAATGTACAGCAAACTGAAGGAGCAACTTCATTCAAAAAG ATATTATGCTGCGTTGAAAACCATGGAGCAGCTGGAGAAGGTGTATATTCCAAG GGTTAGTCAGTACAGGTTCTGCCAGATCATGGCAGAAAATCTGCCCAGACTGAGGGAGGAAATCAAAGAGATCTCAATGTCAGACCTCAAGGACTTCCTGGAAAGCATCCGGAAGCATTCCGACAAGGTTGGAGAGACGGCGATGAGACAG GCGCAGCAGCACAGGACCTTCAACAGTGCTGTGGCAAAGCAGGTCCACACAGGACACTACAGCAAGCCTGTGTATTCTCTGAGcggacgcacacacacacacatctccaACGGCCTGCTGACCCATGACGACGCTGGAGACGAGGAGGAAGCAGATGAAGAG GTTCTTACAGCTCAGGACCTGGTGGATTTCTCCCCCGTCTACAGATGTCTACATATATACACTGTGCTG GGTGACAGAGAAACATTTGAGAACTACTACaggaagcagaggaagaaaCAGGCCCGCCTAGTATTGCAGCCACAGGCTAACATG CATGAGACTGTAGAAGGCTACAGACGATACTTTAATCAGATTGTGGG GTTCTTTGTAGTGGAGGACCACATCCTTCACGCCACCAGGGGGCTGGTCACCAGAGCGTTCACCGATGAACTGTGGAACATGGCCCTGTCCAAGATCATTGCTGTGCTCCGCACACACTCT TCTTACTGTGATGACCCAGACCTGGTTTTGGAGCTGAAGAATCTCATAGTCATCTGCGCTGACACACTGCAG GGTTATGGTTTCCCAGTGAACCGACTCTTTGACCTGCTATTCGAGGTCCGAGACCAATACAATGAAACACTGCTGAAAAAATGGGCCGTGGTTTTCAG aGAGATCTTTGAGTCAGACAACTACAGCCCTATCCCAGTGGAAACGGAGGAGGAGTATAAACTGGTGACCAGTCGCTTTCCCTTTCATGATCCTGAGATTGAAAAG CAGGACTTCCCTAAGAAGCTGCCGATGTCCCAGTCTGTCCCTCAGATCTACACACAGGTCAAAGAGTTCATTTATGCCAGCCTCAAGTTCTCAGAGTCCCTGCACCGCAG TTCAACAGAGATCGACGACATGCTGCGAAAATCAACCAACCTGCTGCTGACCAGAACTCTGAGCAGCTGCTTGCAAAACCTCATCAAGAAACCACACATAGGACTGACTGAG CTGGTGCAGATTATCATAAACACCACTCACCTGGAACAGGCCTGTAAATACCTGGAGGAGTTCATAACCAACATCACAAACGTTTCACCTGAAACAGTTCACACCACAAGACTCTACGGCTTATCCACTTTTAAG GACGCTCGCCATGCTGCAGAGGGAGAGATTTACACCAAACTAAACCAGAAGATTGATGAATTCATTCAGCTAGCAGACTATGAGTGGAGCATGGCAGAGTCTGATGGCCGAGCCTCAGGATACCTCATGGATCTGATCAACTTCCTTCGTTCTACTTTTCAGGTCTTCACACATCTTCCG AATAACAACAATGACCATGCATCAATGTCG GGGAAAGTGGCCCAGACAGCGTGCATGTCAGCTTGTAAGCATCTGTCTACGTCGCTTATGCAGATGCTTCTGGATACAGAACTCAAGCAGATCAGTATGGGAGCCATACAGCAGTTCAACTTGGATGTCATGCAATGTGAAC TGTTTGCCAGTTCAGAGCCAGTGCCCGGCTTTCAAGGTGACACACTCCAGCTGGCCTTCATCGATTTACGACAG ctcctggaCCTGTTCATGGTATGGGACTGGTCAACTTACCTGGCCGACTATGGTCAGCCAAACTCCAAGTACCTGAGAGTGAACCCAGCCACTGCGCTGGCTCTGCTTGAGAA AATGAAAGACACCAACAAGAAGAACAACATCTTCTCTCAGTTCAGGAAGAACGACAGAGACAAGCAGAAACTGATCGAGACTGTGGTCAAACAACTGAGGAGTCTCGTCAATGGCATGTCCTCCTAG